Proteins encoded together in one Lathyrus oleraceus cultivar Zhongwan6 chromosome 5, CAAS_Psat_ZW6_1.0, whole genome shotgun sequence window:
- the LOC127087715 gene encoding 14 kDa proline-rich protein DC2.15, which produces MAFNKFSLVVLVLSLLSYSTFTDANGCPPSPNPKPSPAASPPSSQSSCPKDTLKLGVCADLLGLVNIVIGDPPSGSTCCALIKGLADLEAAICLCTALKGNVLGINLNVPIALSLILSACQKTVPSDFQCV; this is translated from the coding sequence ATGGCTTTCAACAAATTCTCTTTAGTAGTTTTAGTGCTTTCTCTTCTTTCCTACTCAACATTCACTGATGCTAATGGTTGTCCACCATCACCAAATCCAAAACCTTCACCCGCTGCTTCTCCACCGTCTTCCCAAAGTTCCTGCCCTAAGGACACCTTAAAGTTAGGGGTTTGTGCCGACCTATTAGGGTTGGTTAATATTGTTATCGGAGACCCTCCTTCGGGTAGTACTTGTTGCGCATTGATCAAAGGTTTGGCTGACTTGGAAGCCGCAATATGTCTTTGTACCGCACTTAAGGGCAATGTGCTTGGAATCAACTTGAATGTGCCTATCGCGCTCAGTTTGATCCTTAGTGCTTGTCAGAAAACCGTTCCTTCTGATTTTCAATGCGTCTAA